The Hemibagrus wyckioides isolate EC202008001 linkage group LG15, SWU_Hwy_1.0, whole genome shotgun sequence genome window below encodes:
- the dazap2 gene encoding DAZ-associated protein 2 isoform X1 — MNNKGLCLWSYPQQSVYPQQSTAPIYPPAMQVPPPQVPPYTDAPPAYSEIYQPRYMHPPQVTGQLPPITTAYPATQMFVPMPQTMPVGAMTPNVPMGYYPMGPVYPPGSTVLVDGGFDAGARFGPGSTASIPPPPPGHAPNAAQLAAMQGANVMMTQRKSNFFMGGSGGGYTIW; from the exons ATGAACAACaaaggtttgtgtttgt GGTCATATCCACAGCAGTCTGTGTATCCTCAGCAGAGCACAGCACCTATATACCCTCCTGCTATGCAAGTGCCACCACCCCAGGTACCCCCATACACAGATGCCCCTCCTGCTTATTCTGAG ATCTATCAGCCAAGGTATATGCACCCACCCCAGGTTACTGGCCAGCTACCTCCAATAACCACTGCATACCCTGCAACTCAGATGTTTGTGCCCATGCCCCAGACTATGCCTGTTGGTGCAATGACCCCTAATGTTCCCATGGGTTACTACCCCATGGGACCTGTGTATCCTCCAGGCTCTACAGTCCTAGTAGATGGGGGATTTGATGCTGGAGCTCGATTTGGCCCTGGTAGCACTGCTTCCATACCT CCCCCACCTCCTGGACATGCTCCAAATGCAGCTCAGCTGGCAGCAATGCAGGGTGCAAATGTGATGATGACACAACGCAAGAGCAACTTCTTCATGGGTGGTTCAGGAGGGGGTTACACTATTTGGTAA
- the bin2a gene encoding bridging integrator 2a isoform X2 — MAERKSSTSPNLHSKGGAGKFTKQVQRKFSRAQEKVLQKFSKSEETRDAQFEIYVQNFQDQQSDGHRIYKDLKAYLNAVRVMRDASSRLFQSLFDVYELDWEGGEDLGAVVEGEDLLWNDYEAKLRDQALLTIESYMSQFPDMRERVAKRGRKLVDYDSTRHHLESLQNAKKRDDIKINKAEEEMKMTKTIFEDMNGELKEELPLLYDSRIGCYVSVFQAVSDLRDIFYKEMSQNNKNLQNIMVNLKSQHPDKNFVVKTFSRGTLKRRSLKDALSPRSLRASFSELQMSYSSRGTLRRGHSSSFRSDKGPYDPYIPEVLTSPARPKPPKNNDCVVRDPDAVSPNEHNLEVERTPSTVHIPLVDGTKASETVHSTEAKQEDEGTEIKEMESLPASEQDGERMGLDIKGDSSPETGDENKQDSNRNHSERDKVLSFDEDPEEHSIHPEELNEPDSEIKDKCL; from the exons ATGGCTGAGAGAAAAAGCAGCACTAGTCCCAACCTCCATTCCAAGGGAGGTGCTGGCAAGTTCACTAAACAAGTCCAAAGGAAATTCAGCCGTGCACAGGAGAAG GTTTTACAGAAGTTTAGTAAATCTGAGGAGACAAGAGATGCGCAGTTTGAAATATATGTACAAAACTTCCAAGATCAGCAG AGTGATGGACACAGAATATATAAGGACCTAAAGGCATACTTGAATGCTGTCAGAG tgatgcgAGATGCATCCAGTCGTCTTTTTCAGTCTCTGTTTGATGTTTATGAGCTTGACTGGGAAGGGGGAGAGGACCTTGGGGCTGTTGTAGAG GGGGAAGACTTGCTATGGAATGATTATGAGGCAAAACTGCGAGATCAGGCATTGCTCACAATAGAATCTTATATGAGCCAGTTCCCAGATATGAGG GAAAGAGTTGCCAAAAGAGGCAGAAAACTTGTGGACTATGATTCTACTCGTCACCACCTGGAGTCACTGCAGAACGCTAAAAAGAGAGATGACATCAAGATAAACAAG GCTGAGGAAGAGATGAAAATGACCAAAACAATCTTTGAGGACATGAACGGGGAACTAAAAGAGGAACTgcctcttctctatgacag TCGCATTGGATGCTATGTATCTGTCTTCCAAGCTGTCTCAGACTTGAGAGATATATTCTATAAGGAAATGTCTCAG AATAACAAGAATTTACAGAATATTATGGTGAACTTAAAATCTCAACATCCTGACAAGAACTTCGTGGTCAAGACGTTCAGTCG AGGAACATTGAAGAGGAGGTCGCTTAAAGATGCACTGTCTCCCAGATCACTGAGAGCCAGCTTCTCTGAGCTTCAAATGAGTTACAGCTCTCGAGGTACTCTGAG GAGAGGACATTCTTCTAGTTTTAGATCAGACAAGGGCCCATATGACCCTTATATCCCAGAGGTCCTGACCAGCCCTGCTAGACCAAAACCCCCAAAGAACAACGATTGTGTGGTTAGGGACCCAGATGCAGTTTCCCCAAATGAGCACAACCTGGAAGTAGAGAGAACACCTTCCACTGTACACATACCTCTAGTAGATGGCACAAAAGCTTCTGAAACTGTGCACAGCACAGAGGCAAAACAAGAGGATGAAGGcactgaaataaaagaaatggaaTCGCTGCCAGCCTCAGAGCAGGATGGAGAAAGGATGGGCTTAGATATCAAAGGTGACTCATCTCCAGAGACTGGTGATGAGAACAAGCAGGATTCGAATAGAAATCATTCTGAAAGGGATAAGGTCTTATCATTCGATGAAGATCCTGAGGAGCACAGCATCCATCCTGAGGAGCTAAATGAACCTGACTCtgaaataaaagataaatgcCTTTAA
- the dazap2 gene encoding DAZ-associated protein 2 isoform X2 gives MNNKGSYPQQSVYPQQSTAPIYPPAMQVPPPQVPPYTDAPPAYSEIYQPRYMHPPQVTGQLPPITTAYPATQMFVPMPQTMPVGAMTPNVPMGYYPMGPVYPPGSTVLVDGGFDAGARFGPGSTASIPPPPPGHAPNAAQLAAMQGANVMMTQRKSNFFMGGSGGGYTIW, from the exons ATGAACAACaaag GGTCATATCCACAGCAGTCTGTGTATCCTCAGCAGAGCACAGCACCTATATACCCTCCTGCTATGCAAGTGCCACCACCCCAGGTACCCCCATACACAGATGCCCCTCCTGCTTATTCTGAG ATCTATCAGCCAAGGTATATGCACCCACCCCAGGTTACTGGCCAGCTACCTCCAATAACCACTGCATACCCTGCAACTCAGATGTTTGTGCCCATGCCCCAGACTATGCCTGTTGGTGCAATGACCCCTAATGTTCCCATGGGTTACTACCCCATGGGACCTGTGTATCCTCCAGGCTCTACAGTCCTAGTAGATGGGGGATTTGATGCTGGAGCTCGATTTGGCCCTGGTAGCACTGCTTCCATACCT CCCCCACCTCCTGGACATGCTCCAAATGCAGCTCAGCTGGCAGCAATGCAGGGTGCAAATGTGATGATGACACAACGCAAGAGCAACTTCTTCATGGGTGGTTCAGGAGGGGGTTACACTATTTGGTAA
- the bin2a gene encoding bridging integrator 2a isoform X1, which yields MAERKSSTSPNLHSKGGAGKFTKQVQRKFSRAQEKVLQKFSKSEETRDAQFEIYVQNFQDQQSDGHRIYKDLKAYLNAVRVMRDASSRLFQSLFDVYELDWEGGEDLGAVVEGEDLLWNDYEAKLRDQALLTIESYMSQFPDMRERVAKRGRKLVDYDSTRHHLESLQNAKKRDDIKINKAEEEMKMTKTIFEDMNGELKEELPLLYDSRIGCYVSVFQAVSDLRDIFYKEMSQNNKNLQNIMVNLKSQHPDKNFVVKTFSRRGTLKRRSLKDALSPRSLRASFSELQMSYSSRGTLRRGHSSSFRSDKGPYDPYIPEVLTSPARPKPPKNNDCVVRDPDAVSPNEHNLEVERTPSTVHIPLVDGTKASETVHSTEAKQEDEGTEIKEMESLPASEQDGERMGLDIKGDSSPETGDENKQDSNRNHSERDKVLSFDEDPEEHSIHPEELNEPDSEIKDKCL from the exons ATGGCTGAGAGAAAAAGCAGCACTAGTCCCAACCTCCATTCCAAGGGAGGTGCTGGCAAGTTCACTAAACAAGTCCAAAGGAAATTCAGCCGTGCACAGGAGAAG GTTTTACAGAAGTTTAGTAAATCTGAGGAGACAAGAGATGCGCAGTTTGAAATATATGTACAAAACTTCCAAGATCAGCAG AGTGATGGACACAGAATATATAAGGACCTAAAGGCATACTTGAATGCTGTCAGAG tgatgcgAGATGCATCCAGTCGTCTTTTTCAGTCTCTGTTTGATGTTTATGAGCTTGACTGGGAAGGGGGAGAGGACCTTGGGGCTGTTGTAGAG GGGGAAGACTTGCTATGGAATGATTATGAGGCAAAACTGCGAGATCAGGCATTGCTCACAATAGAATCTTATATGAGCCAGTTCCCAGATATGAGG GAAAGAGTTGCCAAAAGAGGCAGAAAACTTGTGGACTATGATTCTACTCGTCACCACCTGGAGTCACTGCAGAACGCTAAAAAGAGAGATGACATCAAGATAAACAAG GCTGAGGAAGAGATGAAAATGACCAAAACAATCTTTGAGGACATGAACGGGGAACTAAAAGAGGAACTgcctcttctctatgacag TCGCATTGGATGCTATGTATCTGTCTTCCAAGCTGTCTCAGACTTGAGAGATATATTCTATAAGGAAATGTCTCAG AATAACAAGAATTTACAGAATATTATGGTGAACTTAAAATCTCAACATCCTGACAAGAACTTCGTGGTCAAGACGTTCAGTCG CAGAGGAACATTGAAGAGGAGGTCGCTTAAAGATGCACTGTCTCCCAGATCACTGAGAGCCAGCTTCTCTGAGCTTCAAATGAGTTACAGCTCTCGAGGTACTCTGAG GAGAGGACATTCTTCTAGTTTTAGATCAGACAAGGGCCCATATGACCCTTATATCCCAGAGGTCCTGACCAGCCCTGCTAGACCAAAACCCCCAAAGAACAACGATTGTGTGGTTAGGGACCCAGATGCAGTTTCCCCAAATGAGCACAACCTGGAAGTAGAGAGAACACCTTCCACTGTACACATACCTCTAGTAGATGGCACAAAAGCTTCTGAAACTGTGCACAGCACAGAGGCAAAACAAGAGGATGAAGGcactgaaataaaagaaatggaaTCGCTGCCAGCCTCAGAGCAGGATGGAGAAAGGATGGGCTTAGATATCAAAGGTGACTCATCTCCAGAGACTGGTGATGAGAACAAGCAGGATTCGAATAGAAATCATTCTGAAAGGGATAAGGTCTTATCATTCGATGAAGATCCTGAGGAGCACAGCATCCATCCTGAGGAGCTAAATGAACCTGACTCtgaaataaaagataaatgcCTTTAA